In one Acetomicrobium sp. S15 = DSM 107314 genomic region, the following are encoded:
- a CDS encoding TRAP transporter substrate-binding protein has protein sequence MISKWKRLVVLVMILVVPMVSSAAYGANKNFVLKVAHIFAPTHPAQKGLELFKKLVEERTSGAVRVDTYHSGVLGGDTEELQQVMAGTLDAAVIMGISIWTGMNPKAAVEELPFLFRDYEMAHKALDGAFGEKLASDVLEPVGVKVLSYWENGFRHFTNNVRPIVVPYDMKGIKFRSAESPIRIEMFKTLGASAIPIAFPELFTALQQGVVDGQENPLAVIESSRFYEVQKYLSLSGHIYNAGVFIINPKMWERYPGDVKKIIQAAAHEARDYERKLNGESDTMLVEKLKGLGMQINEVDKEAFTAAVQPVWQGFVQKNGSELVDLATAAGK, from the coding sequence AATTTTGTGCTTAAGGTGGCTCATATATTTGCACCTACACACCCTGCGCAAAAAGGATTGGAGTTATTTAAGAAGTTAGTTGAAGAAAGAACATCTGGCGCAGTAAGAGTGGATACATATCACAGCGGTGTTCTGGGGGGCGATACAGAAGAACTCCAGCAGGTAATGGCGGGCACTCTTGATGCAGCAGTTATTATGGGTATATCTATCTGGACCGGCATGAACCCCAAGGCTGCGGTTGAAGAGCTTCCCTTCTTGTTTAGAGACTATGAAATGGCACACAAGGCATTAGACGGAGCTTTTGGAGAGAAACTTGCTTCTGACGTTTTAGAACCAGTTGGCGTAAAAGTGCTTTCTTATTGGGAAAACGGGTTTAGACATTTTACCAATAATGTAAGACCTATTGTGGTTCCATACGATATGAAAGGCATAAAGTTCAGAAGCGCAGAGTCTCCAATAAGGATTGAAATGTTTAAGACGTTAGGGGCAAGTGCAATACCTATTGCGTTTCCTGAGCTTTTTACCGCACTTCAACAAGGTGTAGTTGACGGGCAAGAAAACCCGCTTGCTGTCATAGAATCATCTCGTTTCTATGAAGTTCAAAAATATCTCTCTTTATCTGGCCATATATACAATGCAGGTGTGTTTATTATTAACCCTAAAATGTGGGAACGTTATCCTGGTGACGTGAAAAAAATTATACAAGCTGCTGCTCATGAAGCGAGAGATTATGAGCGTAAGTTAAATGGCGAGTCTGATACTATGCTTGTTGAGAAGCTTAAAGGGCTTGGTATGCAAATAAACGAAGTTGACAAGGAAGCCTTTACCGCTGCCGTACAGCCGGTGTGGCAGGGTTTCGTGCAAAAGAATGGTTCAGAACTTGTAGATCTCGCTACTGCCGCGGGCAAGTAA
- a CDS encoding FadR/GntR family transcriptional regulator, translating into MTFSKIQKSTISQIIVEQIQEKLLKGELEAGQKLPPERQLAEMLGVSRSSLREAMRALQYMGILEIRQDGAHLCENLSLLSDHFKLAYLLKQFSVMELIEARKLVEAEIVRLAAERATAEDRETITEAFEETLRHQEAGEERDFLMADFAFHRAIAEAAQNSVLVEMLNAIRDLLLEVNLDVIKRPNQVQVATAFHEKIMKAILSGNAREASDAMLDHLTNVEEAIAEVYKAELSEDIRV; encoded by the coding sequence ATGACATTTTCAAAGATTCAAAAGAGCACGATTTCGCAAATCATCGTAGAGCAGATCCAGGAGAAGCTTCTCAAAGGGGAGTTGGAAGCAGGGCAGAAACTCCCTCCAGAGAGGCAGCTGGCCGAAATGCTGGGGGTGAGCAGATCTTCGCTGCGTGAGGCCATGCGCGCCCTGCAATATATGGGCATATTGGAAATAAGGCAAGATGGCGCTCACCTGTGCGAAAACCTATCGCTCCTCTCCGATCACTTCAAGCTGGCCTATTTGCTCAAGCAGTTTTCCGTGATGGAACTGATCGAGGCCAGAAAACTCGTAGAAGCAGAGATAGTACGCCTGGCTGCGGAAAGGGCTACGGCAGAAGATAGAGAGACGATAACCGAAGCCTTTGAGGAGACGTTGCGTCATCAAGAAGCCGGAGAAGAAAGGGATTTTCTCATGGCAGATTTCGCCTTCCACCGCGCCATAGCCGAAGCCGCCCAAAATTCTGTGCTCGTAGAAATGTTAAACGCCATACGCGACCTCCTCTTGGAGGTCAACTTGGATGTCATAAAACGCCCGAACCAAGTACAGGTGGCCACCGCATTTCATGAAAAGATAATGAAGGCGATCCTCTCCGGAAACGCGCGCGAAGCGAGCGATGCCATGTTAGACCACCTGACCAATGTGGAAGAGGCCATAGCAGAGGTTTACAAGGCCGAATTATCGGAAGACATAAGGGTGTGA
- a CDS encoding C-terminal binding protein gives MSNYKVLMTDTIFPDMEIERAELATIGAELTLASGSDPKTLAREGKDCDAMIVVYAPITAEVVNSLTKCKVMVRTGIGFNNIDLEAASRKGIMVANVPDYCQDEVADHAMALFLSGVRKVAFLNNRVKSGSWDVNEAKPIPRLRGKLFGLFGLGSIGQRVAERAKAFGMDVCSYDPYMPQEVFDKLGVKRFHDFDEFLASVDFLSIHAPLTEETKHIINLQNLKKMKRTAFIVNTSRGPLVSEGDVYIALKEGIIAGAGLDVLENEPPAYPFPLAELDNIILTPHAAFYSEESEPELRRKAAQEVVRTLKDGRPKYWVNKKMMEDLGTA, from the coding sequence TTGTCTAATTACAAGGTGCTGATGACGGACACGATATTTCCGGATATGGAGATAGAACGTGCGGAGCTTGCGACTATAGGAGCCGAGTTGACCCTGGCAAGTGGATCGGATCCGAAGACGTTGGCGCGTGAAGGCAAGGATTGCGATGCCATGATCGTCGTTTATGCCCCAATAACTGCCGAGGTTGTAAATAGCCTCACCAAGTGCAAGGTGATGGTGCGTACCGGTATAGGGTTTAATAACATAGATCTCGAGGCGGCAAGCCGCAAAGGAATTATGGTAGCCAATGTTCCAGATTATTGCCAAGACGAAGTGGCGGACCATGCTATGGCCCTCTTTTTGAGCGGTGTGCGCAAGGTTGCCTTTCTCAACAATCGTGTAAAAAGCGGTTCTTGGGACGTGAACGAGGCTAAACCGATACCGCGACTTCGGGGTAAGCTTTTTGGCCTTTTCGGTTTGGGCAGCATCGGTCAGCGCGTGGCAGAGAGGGCCAAAGCTTTCGGCATGGACGTTTGTTCCTATGACCCATATATGCCCCAGGAAGTTTTTGACAAATTGGGCGTGAAGAGATTCCATGATTTTGACGAATTTCTTGCGTCTGTCGATTTTCTCTCCATTCACGCTCCGCTTACCGAGGAGACGAAACACATAATAAACTTACAGAACCTGAAAAAGATGAAGCGCACAGCATTTATCGTGAACACTTCCCGCGGTCCGCTGGTGAGCGAAGGCGACGTGTATATAGCATTAAAGGAAGGCATAATTGCCGGCGCAGGGCTCGATGTGCTCGAGAACGAACCGCCCGCTTACCCTTTCCCTTTGGCAGAGCTGGACAACATAATATTAACGCCTCATGCCGCGTTTTACTCCGAGGAAAGCGAGCCGGAACTCAGAAGAAAAGCGGCACAGGAGGTGGTGCGCACCTTAAAAGATGGTAGGCCCAAGTACTGGGTCAATAAAAAAATGATGGAAGATTTAGGCACAGCGTAG
- a CDS encoding LeuA family protein, whose translation MTKFIDTKIAWKTDKWFTSPWNFVPEVRKDMVFSKNIKFHDVSLRDGEQQAGLVFNKDQKIALAEKLAEVGIHRIEAGMPAVSKQDAEAITEIVKRNLGPEIFAFARCMKDDVKRSIDCGVKNVVLEIPSSDHLIKNAYGWTTEKAIDLSIEATKYAHENGLYVSFFTIDGSRADMNDYLNLIERVAKEGHMDELTVVDTLGALNPHAVPYLLKKVKERISDKPIGVHFHDDFGLGAANTIMAMAAGADIAHTSISGIGERAGNAPYEMVALSLLCMYGVDTGLKYEKMYPLSKFLREISDFTVRPNEGIVGDRINQIESGIVAAWYKNAKDIAPLELAPYLYPLVGHPETEVVIGKMSGVPNIEIYLDKLGLTANEEQKLEIVNAVKEKSLSKGGLLTIEEFREIAEKVISG comes from the coding sequence ATGACTAAGTTTATCGACACGAAGATAGCATGGAAAACGGACAAGTGGTTTACCAGCCCTTGGAATTTTGTGCCCGAAGTGCGAAAGGACATGGTCTTTTCTAAGAATATAAAGTTCCATGACGTTTCCTTGCGCGACGGCGAACAACAGGCGGGCCTCGTTTTTAATAAGGATCAAAAGATAGCCTTAGCGGAGAAGTTGGCGGAAGTAGGAATTCACCGCATAGAGGCTGGGATGCCTGCCGTATCGAAGCAGGACGCAGAAGCCATAACCGAGATTGTAAAGCGCAACTTGGGACCTGAGATTTTTGCCTTTGCCAGGTGCATGAAGGATGACGTAAAGCGCTCCATCGATTGTGGCGTGAAGAACGTAGTCCTCGAAATACCTTCAAGTGATCATTTGATTAAAAATGCTTACGGGTGGACGACGGAGAAGGCTATAGATCTATCGATAGAAGCCACCAAATATGCTCATGAGAATGGTCTATACGTTTCTTTCTTCACGATCGATGGCTCCAGGGCAGACATGAATGATTATCTCAACCTAATCGAGCGCGTTGCCAAAGAAGGACACATGGATGAACTTACCGTTGTGGATACGCTTGGCGCATTAAATCCTCACGCAGTACCGTATCTCCTCAAAAAAGTAAAAGAGCGTATCAGCGATAAGCCCATTGGCGTTCATTTTCATGATGACTTCGGTCTCGGTGCGGCGAACACCATCATGGCCATGGCGGCAGGAGCAGATATAGCTCATACCTCGATTTCCGGTATAGGAGAACGAGCCGGCAATGCTCCTTACGAGATGGTTGCCCTTTCACTCCTCTGTATGTATGGTGTTGATACAGGATTAAAATATGAAAAGATGTATCCCCTCTCTAAATTCCTCAGGGAGATCTCCGACTTCACCGTGAGGCCCAATGAGGGCATCGTGGGCGATCGCATTAATCAGATAGAGTCTGGCATAGTGGCAGCCTGGTATAAGAATGCGAAAGATATTGCCCCTCTCGAGCTTGCGCCATACCTTTATCCTCTCGTAGGTCACCCTGAAACAGAAGTGGTCATCGGCAAGATGAGCGGCGTTCCCAACATTGAGATTTATCTTGACAAGTTAGGCCTCACTGCCAACGAAGAGCAAAAACTTGAAATCGTCAACGCTGTGAAAGAAAAGTCCTTGTCGAAGGGGGGCTTGCTCACAATAGAAGAGTTTAGAGAAATAGCAGAGAAAGTGATAAGTGGCTAA
- a CDS encoding TRAP transporter substrate-binding protein, with product MSKISKYLVVVLCALIFMAPQAFAASKPMVIKFAHNGNTIMEDPQNVACYAFEKMVEEKSGGAFDVQIYPAAQLGDARTIVEGVQMGAIEMGDVENGPMGRFVPAASIWDLPFLFLDLDHAHKVLDGPVGQQVQQKYLSVGIRHLAYNDGGFRYFTNSKRPIKTIDDMKGLKIRVMESEIMIDTINAFGASAIPMAFGEVYTALQQGVVDGQENPLNLIYSQKFYEVQKYLSLSGHFYYPRQYIVSEMLWQKLTPEQQQIIAECAKAACEIQREEFAKYETRMLGVLKDLGMEINEVEKDGFAKVSVEKVYPKFYKVIGEGDEARGKALVEQAMSAK from the coding sequence ATGAGTAAGATTTCTAAATATTTAGTGGTTGTTTTGTGTGCGTTGATTTTTATGGCGCCCCAGGCTTTTGCTGCCAGCAAGCCCATGGTTATTAAGTTCGCTCACAATGGAAACACTATAATGGAAGATCCCCAAAATGTGGCGTGTTATGCCTTTGAGAAAATGGTCGAAGAAAAGTCTGGTGGCGCATTTGACGTTCAGATCTACCCAGCTGCACAGCTCGGCGACGCGAGGACTATAGTTGAAGGCGTGCAAATGGGAGCCATCGAGATGGGCGACGTGGAAAATGGCCCCATGGGGCGCTTTGTGCCGGCTGCCTCCATATGGGATCTGCCGTTTCTCTTCCTTGACCTCGATCATGCGCACAAGGTGCTTGATGGGCCTGTGGGGCAGCAGGTTCAGCAGAAATATTTGAGTGTAGGCATACGCCACCTGGCATACAACGATGGTGGTTTTCGCTATTTCACCAACAGCAAACGCCCCATAAAGACGATTGACGACATGAAGGGCTTAAAGATTCGCGTTATGGAAAGCGAAATCATGATAGACACCATAAACGCTTTCGGCGCTTCTGCTATTCCTATGGCCTTTGGCGAGGTTTATACGGCTCTACAACAGGGTGTAGTAGATGGTCAAGAGAACCCGTTAAATCTGATCTACAGCCAAAAGTTTTACGAGGTGCAAAAATACCTGTCTTTGAGCGGCCATTTTTACTATCCGAGGCAATATATCGTTTCAGAGATGCTTTGGCAGAAGCTTACTCCAGAACAACAGCAGATTATAGCCGAATGCGCTAAGGCCGCCTGTGAAATTCAACGTGAAGAGTTTGCGAAATACGAGACACGCATGTTGGGCGTCTTAAAAGATCTGGGCATGGAAATAAACGAAGTAGAGAAGGACGGGTTTGCAAAGGTCTCTGTCGAGAAGGTGTACCCCAAGTTCTATAAGGTGATTGGCGAGGGTGACGAAGCGCGCGGTAAAGCGCTGGTAGAGCAAGCTATGAGCGCAAAATAA
- a CDS encoding TRAP transporter small permease has protein sequence MVERRSVYAWFNTGVKWFLAILMMVIAGLTFYQVIMRYAFNRAPSWSEELVRFLFVWCTFVAAAIGIKEGIHIGIDALVRLLPKGMQEILRILVQGIVMFFGSCMIYYGWKVIVMTSRQPSPALGLPMSYVYASIPAMGILILVYGSQEVLKSLKSFSVDSSDNRL, from the coding sequence ATGGTTGAGAGGCGAAGCGTGTATGCGTGGTTTAATACAGGGGTAAAATGGTTTTTAGCCATTTTGATGATGGTAATTGCCGGTCTTACATTTTATCAGGTGATAATGCGGTATGCATTCAATAGAGCCCCATCGTGGAGTGAAGAGTTAGTACGGTTTCTATTCGTATGGTGTACTTTTGTAGCTGCTGCTATAGGAATCAAAGAAGGAATACATATAGGTATCGATGCACTGGTGAGGTTGCTCCCTAAGGGCATGCAAGAAATTTTAAGGATATTAGTTCAAGGGATAGTCATGTTTTTTGGTTCTTGTATGATTTATTATGGCTGGAAAGTAATCGTTATGACTTCAAGACAGCCGTCGCCTGCTCTGGGCTTGCCAATGAGTTATGTTTATGCCTCTATCCCAGCTATGGGCATCTTGATATTGGTTTATGGAAGCCAGGAGGTTTTAAAATCGCTAAAAAGTTTTAGCGTAGACAGCAGCGACAACCGGCTATAG
- a CDS encoding TRAP transporter large permease has protein sequence MLAILLTTLVICFAINVPIGFALAIAALFAMIFSGNLPLTLIPMRMVAGANSFPLLAIPFFMLAGAIMERGGVSRRIVELASTLVGHVRGGLAAVSILGCTFFAAISGSTPATAAAIGNLTIPEMEKRGYERSYAAAVVAAAACLGVIIPPSITMVIFGVTANVSVGKLLIGGIVPGCFLSALLLFMNRYMSGKLGYPTEERHSWKERLRTFADASWGLMMPIIILGGIMSGVFTPTESSAIAVVYGLIVGFFVYRELTLKDLIPIFYKASLNSAMIMLLIAAANPFGWLMTVEQVPTIVSNSILSFSTNKYVIYFLMLVIYLILGTFMETAAIILLIVPVFAPIAEQVGIDLVQFGVVTVISLAIGMATPPVGISLFASCSIANITMGDITKKVFPFLIVLIVGLLILAYVPIITTFLPNLLM, from the coding sequence ATGCTTGCTATTTTGTTGACTACGTTAGTTATATGTTTTGCGATCAATGTGCCGATAGGGTTTGCACTGGCTATCGCTGCCCTTTTTGCTATGATTTTTTCCGGTAACCTTCCGCTTACATTGATCCCCATGCGCATGGTGGCTGGTGCCAATTCCTTTCCCCTTTTGGCCATACCCTTTTTCATGCTCGCAGGAGCTATTATGGAACGGGGCGGCGTGTCGAGGCGTATTGTGGAATTGGCTAGCACTCTGGTGGGACATGTGCGAGGCGGGTTGGCCGCAGTCTCTATATTGGGATGCACTTTCTTTGCTGCTATATCCGGATCCACTCCTGCTACCGCCGCTGCCATAGGAAACCTTACCATCCCAGAAATGGAAAAACGCGGATACGAGCGCAGTTATGCAGCGGCTGTTGTTGCTGCAGCTGCATGCCTCGGCGTAATTATACCGCCAAGCATCACCATGGTCATTTTTGGCGTTACGGCCAATGTCTCGGTAGGAAAACTCCTTATAGGCGGGATCGTTCCAGGGTGTTTTCTCTCCGCATTGCTCCTTTTTATGAACCGTTATATGTCGGGTAAACTTGGGTACCCTACGGAGGAACGTCACAGCTGGAAGGAGCGCCTTAGGACATTTGCCGACGCATCATGGGGATTGATGATGCCTATTATAATACTGGGGGGCATAATGAGCGGAGTCTTTACGCCAACAGAATCATCGGCCATAGCGGTTGTCTATGGACTAATTGTCGGTTTCTTCGTATATCGCGAACTTACGCTCAAAGATTTGATCCCAATATTCTACAAAGCGTCGCTCAACTCAGCCATGATAATGTTGCTTATAGCTGCTGCTAATCCCTTTGGCTGGCTTATGACGGTAGAACAAGTGCCTACAATCGTATCGAATAGCATTCTGTCATTCTCGACAAATAAATACGTCATCTATTTTTTGATGCTTGTTATATATTTGATATTAGGGACATTTATGGAAACAGCTGCGATAATACTTCTTATTGTCCCAGTGTTTGCGCCGATTGCGGAGCAAGTTGGTATAGATTTGGTGCAATTTGGCGTTGTAACCGTTATTTCGCTTGCCATTGGTATGGCCACGCCTCCCGTTGGGATTTCTCTCTTTGCTTCCTGCAGCATAGCTAACATTACTATGGGAGACATCACTAAAAAAGTGTTTCCCTTCCTTATTGTTTTGATAGTAGGACTTCTTATCTTGGCTTACGTGCCGATAATAACTACGTTTTTGCCAAACCTACTCATGTAA
- a CDS encoding NAD(P)-dependent malic enzyme, which produces MAERSDVYQKALELHKAHRGKIEVGYKVPLKDAADLALAYTPGVAEPCRQIHDDPSKVWEVTSRWNLVAVVSDGSAVLGLGDIGALASLPVMEGKCNLFKKFANVDAFPILVATKDVEKIVETVRLISPTFGGINLEDIAAPRCFEIERKLQESLDIPVFHDDQHGTAVIVLGGLQNALKVVGKTIDSVRIVINGAGAAGTAIAKVCLSAGAKNVVVCDSKGIISQNRTDLNWAKKELAEITNPEGLSGDLATALKGADVFLGVSVAGAVTKDMAKSMKKGAIIFAMANPTPEIFPDEAKEAGVAVMATGRSDFPNQINNCLGFPGIFRGALDAGAMKITEGMKLAAANALSGLVSERELQADYIIPSAFDERVVPAVAKAVAEAARAEGVCRW; this is translated from the coding sequence ATGGCAGAACGCAGTGATGTTTACCAGAAGGCCCTTGAATTGCACAAGGCTCATCGGGGAAAAATAGAAGTAGGGTATAAGGTTCCCTTGAAGGATGCCGCAGACCTTGCTTTAGCATATACGCCTGGCGTGGCTGAACCGTGTAGGCAGATACACGACGATCCTTCTAAAGTATGGGAAGTCACCAGCCGCTGGAACTTGGTAGCCGTCGTGAGCGACGGCAGCGCTGTGTTGGGCTTGGGCGATATCGGAGCGCTCGCATCACTTCCTGTGATGGAGGGAAAGTGCAACCTTTTCAAAAAATTCGCAAATGTAGACGCCTTTCCCATATTGGTTGCGACAAAGGACGTGGAAAAGATTGTAGAGACAGTGCGCCTCATATCTCCGACGTTCGGCGGCATAAATCTGGAAGACATTGCCGCTCCTCGCTGCTTTGAAATCGAGAGGAAACTTCAAGAGTCCCTCGACATTCCCGTTTTTCACGATGATCAACATGGCACTGCCGTTATAGTATTGGGAGGTCTCCAAAACGCCTTAAAAGTGGTCGGCAAAACCATAGACAGCGTCCGTATTGTAATAAATGGAGCAGGCGCTGCCGGTACTGCCATCGCAAAGGTCTGCTTGAGCGCTGGAGCTAAAAATGTCGTGGTTTGCGACAGCAAGGGAATTATAAGCCAAAATAGGACAGACCTAAATTGGGCGAAGAAGGAATTGGCCGAAATTACCAACCCTGAGGGGCTTTCTGGAGACTTAGCGACTGCTCTTAAAGGAGCAGATGTCTTCCTCGGAGTATCTGTGGCTGGAGCGGTAACTAAGGATATGGCTAAGTCCATGAAGAAGGGAGCCATAATTTTTGCCATGGCTAACCCTACGCCTGAGATTTTCCCTGATGAAGCTAAAGAGGCTGGAGTTGCCGTTATGGCTACTGGGAGGAGCGACTTTCCGAACCAGATAAATAACTGCCTCGGCTTTCCAGGTATCTTCAGGGGTGCCCTCGATGCGGGAGCTATGAAAATAACTGAGGGCATGAAACTGGCCGCTGCCAATGCCTTGAGCGGCCTTGTTTCAGAACGGGAACTACAGGCAGATTACATTATTCCCTCGGCATTTGACGAGCGCGTCGTTCCGGCTGTAGCGAAGGCTGTGGCAGAAGCAGCTCGTGCTGAGGGCGTGTGCAGGTGGTAA
- a CDS encoding ABC transporter permease, with product MRDDLRGIWCIIEKDMKTYYSKPPAISWGIVFPITWVLAFYLRNPVDFDGLVPGLVAMTALFSTTAAEAVVINFELRLGSLERLLLAPISMMAILLGKILGGAIFGLFMSSAVAVICALSLNLHVDWTIFFSILLPALLAFSAMGSLLCLMVREVFEAQSLLNLPRFVMVFISGVVYPLEAMPMALQLVAHLLPLTYAIKGFRGASGLSQGAPIALHATVLMAFFLLFLFPAAKLLSKKFE from the coding sequence ATGCGCGATGACTTAAGGGGAATATGGTGCATTATCGAAAAAGACATGAAGACTTATTATTCCAAACCACCGGCCATCAGCTGGGGAATAGTATTCCCTATCACGTGGGTTCTGGCCTTCTATCTCAGGAACCCTGTGGATTTCGATGGGTTGGTCCCTGGACTCGTAGCCATGACCGCACTATTCAGCACTACCGCAGCTGAAGCGGTGGTGATAAATTTCGAGCTTCGCCTGGGGTCATTGGAGAGGCTTCTCCTCGCTCCTATCAGCATGATGGCAATTTTGTTGGGCAAAATTCTGGGCGGAGCCATATTCGGCCTCTTTATGAGCTCGGCAGTGGCAGTAATATGTGCCTTATCTTTAAACCTTCACGTGGATTGGACTATATTTTTCTCAATCCTCTTGCCAGCGCTGTTGGCATTTTCCGCCATGGGATCGCTCCTTTGTCTGATGGTTAGGGAGGTTTTTGAGGCTCAAAGCTTGCTTAATCTTCCTCGCTTTGTCATGGTATTTATAAGCGGCGTGGTATATCCCCTTGAAGCAATGCCGATGGCCTTGCAGCTTGTGGCTCATCTTTTGCCTCTCACCTACGCCATAAAAGGGTTTAGGGGAGCCTCAGGTCTCAGCCAAGGCGCCCCAATAGCCCTTCATGCTACGGTTCTAATGGCGTTCTTTCTGCTCTTTCTATTTCCAGCTGCCAAGCTGCTATCTAAAAAGTTCGAATAA
- a CDS encoding ABC transporter ATP-binding protein gives MVKRYGDLVAVDGISFDVEKGESFGFLGPNGAGKTTTIRMLTGLSKPTAGKAELLGLEVTLNAAGAKGFTGVAPEVSNLYDELTALENLIFMGKLYGVTSKDRRERAEALLELFRLQEKRDHPFGTLSRGMKRALTIAAALIHNPKILFLDEPTVGLDAMAARSLRKTIRELHDQGMTIFLTTHYLEEADILCDRVAIIVKGRIVMTGRPEELKEMATKEQAVEFTVSGDALTLVEPLAALTGTKPMLINSSTLRCSGTTNCLLPHICRAAQDAGAEIVSINTVKPTLEEAFVRITGLSPTVMATEKGGK, from the coding sequence TTGGTTAAGCGATACGGCGACTTAGTCGCCGTTGACGGTATAAGCTTCGATGTAGAAAAAGGAGAGTCTTTTGGCTTTTTGGGCCCCAACGGGGCCGGCAAAACCACTACCATCCGCATGCTCACCGGGCTTTCCAAACCTACAGCGGGAAAAGCCGAGCTGTTAGGTCTCGAAGTTACATTGAACGCCGCCGGGGCCAAAGGGTTTACGGGAGTAGCGCCAGAAGTCTCAAACCTCTACGATGAGCTCACGGCCCTGGAAAACCTCATCTTTATGGGCAAACTCTATGGTGTAACGAGTAAGGATAGGCGTGAGCGAGCCGAGGCGCTGCTTGAGTTGTTCCGCTTGCAGGAAAAGAGAGATCATCCGTTTGGGACGCTCTCTCGAGGAATGAAGCGAGCTCTTACCATCGCTGCAGCCCTCATTCACAACCCAAAGATATTGTTTCTGGATGAACCCACTGTAGGATTGGATGCGATGGCGGCGCGCTCTTTGAGAAAGACTATCAGAGAGTTGCACGATCAAGGTATGACGATATTTTTGACCACCCATTACCTGGAAGAGGCGGACATCTTGTGCGACCGCGTCGCGATCATCGTGAAGGGGCGAATCGTCATGACAGGAAGGCCTGAGGAACTAAAGGAGATGGCCACTAAGGAACAAGCCGTCGAATTTACCGTATCCGGAGATGCTTTGACGCTCGTGGAGCCTCTGGCTGCGCTAACAGGAACTAAGCCTATGCTTATCAACTCAAGCACTTTGCGCTGCAGCGGCACTACGAATTGCCTTCTGCCTCACATCTGCCGAGCGGCGCAAGATGCTGGGGCAGAAATTGTGTCTATCAATACCGTAAAACCCACTCTCGAGGAGGCTTTCGTAAGGATAACCGGGCTTTCTCCAACTGTTATGGCTACGGAAAAGGGAGGGAAGTGA
- a CDS encoding PadR family transcriptional regulator: protein MCGGRHGCSCRDAPDPRLEGFLAPCLLLLLKKEPVHGYELVERIKTVKLLKALPDPGVVYRYLRRLEDMGMLESHLEPGSGGPARRVYSITPEGEDYLKAWVASLRDMRDALDSFIMMAEKDLS, encoded by the coding sequence ATGTGCGGAGGAAGACATGGTTGTTCTTGTCGTGACGCCCCAGATCCTCGTCTGGAGGGGTTTCTGGCTCCATGCCTTTTGCTTCTGCTCAAAAAGGAGCCGGTCCACGGTTACGAGCTCGTGGAGAGGATTAAAACGGTCAAATTGCTCAAAGCCCTTCCTGACCCTGGGGTCGTCTACAGATATCTGCGTCGCCTTGAGGATATGGGGATGCTCGAATCCCACCTGGAACCGGGGAGCGGTGGGCCGGCTCGCAGGGTTTACTCGATAACACCGGAAGGCGAAGATTACCTAAAAGCCTGGGTGGCAAGCCTGCGCGACATGCGCGATGCTTTGGATAGCTTCATCATGATGGCAGAAAAAGACCTCAGCTAA